The Ptiloglossa arizonensis isolate GNS036 chromosome 9, iyPtiAriz1_principal, whole genome shotgun sequence nucleotide sequence TCTTGTAATCTATGATTAATTAGACTAGAACGATTAAGGAAGGATCTCTTTTTGCTCCAGCGATAGTACTCCTGCACCAGTACGTACTACTCTCTCCCCTCCTGTCCTCCCCACCCCCACCCAAACCCCCACCCCCTactcctttttctctctctctctctcgctccatTCCCAATCTTCACCTTTCGTCAGCCCCTACGGTTTCGTAGCACACTTTCCTCTTATCCTTCTCGTTCGACTCTTTTCCGATAGCCGCACGCAGGTATACAGGCGCACACGAAAGAAAACCCCTACACACATACACGCGCCCGCATACGCATACAAACACTCTAAAGCAGACACTGATACAGATACAGATACAGATACAGATACAGATATGTGACAGAAGCAAGTACCTTAGAGACACACATACACGACACACACAACCCCACACTTTGGGCCCTCTCTACGTTCCCTTAGATCACTTGGCCTCCATTGCGTTATCGTAACTTTAGTTAACGATCAAAGAGAGGGTCGTTTACCCTAGCCAGTGTtctattcgattaaaattctatGCAATTGTTGTTCTCTCGTTAATAAAATGTCCGACAAAGAAGAAATACGGTTCAGAACGTATACCCAAATTTAATCTCCTTCTTGAGGAATGTCTGCACAAGATCGGTGTCACGATGTCATTCGATTCATATACGTTCATCGAGAATCGTTTTATTTGTTAATTCGTAGTTTGTACGATAAATTCGAATCATAATCACAACGCAAGTGTCTTCGTTTAGAATGCTCTCGTATGAATGTTAACCATGTATGCATTTTCCATAAAAACAATTCTCACGCACGCATTCGATACGCATTTTCATATTCCATTGTCATTGTACCAAGAGCGAATActttttgtaaataaacaatGTGCTAATGTTGGTACTTTGTCTCCTTGCTCCAAGGATTGTTAAGTAAGTTTCGTAATCGCATCACCCATTCATAACATTATCGGCGGGCGCTTTGTCGATCAATGGGTTTTCAATGATTTTTACGCTTTCTGGCACTCGACGATCATAATTTTAGACAAAGTTCAATGGTAGTTCGTTATTCGTAAAATGCGGTACAATATCGACCGAgactttgaaatttataatcctattttgtACTTAAGCTCGATATACGCATACGAATCTACATTGACGCCCACTTTGTAATACCGTTAAAAGTCACGCGCAACAAGTTCCGAATTTTCGTACGCGCCCCCCCTTACTTGTTCGTTCTTCGATCGTACAATCAAGATATTGAGCTTAATCGAATGTAAATCAGCCGACGTGGCAGGTATCGTTGGCAGTAATTGCGTAAGTATATGTGCACGTGCACACATGTATGTATATCGTTTGAAAAtcataaattttatcgattcggtgGAAATTATGATCGATCGCAAACAGAGGAAAAAGTAgtactattttatttttgtataatttggaTACTTCTACAGCATCGACGTATTCGatatattcgaaaataatcgCGAACGTTACACGTTCGTATATATTAAAGTGTATCATGATTGGCTACGTAATAAGTTTGCTGCCTACTATTGGCTACAAAAAAAGTGGCGCGTCTAATTGACCACTGTCGTTATTAGTGAGGATGTCAAATCGTAATTCTTGTAGTTTCCTATAGGTAAGTCAATTGTATAGAAGAAGCAAGTGCGTGGGAAGCACTGAAGACACGACAGACTGTGTGGAACGTTTGGTAATCTTTTCCTCCACTACTCATAAAGAGTCGTCGTAAAGATAGAGTATAGTCTGAGGCAAACGTGTTTCATAAGAGATCGCCTACCgaccttgagtttctctagtacCGTTCCGCGTTTCGGTCCGTGGCGAACATCAAAAGAATCTTGAGCCAGAGGCCCTGATAATTCACACGAGTAACGAGTAAGAACATTTCGATCGATTGAAACGTCCGCAGATTCGAGGATTACCTAAAAAAATCGACGGCCTATAATGTTTTCGGTAAATATCACGACTCGAGGAAAGTGTAACTCGAGTTAAAATCTTAAAAAACGTATGacattcaatttcaatttaaaaagaTAAATGAAATACGCTTCTGATTCTTCGTCGTTGTTTCTAGTCTGCCTTAAGAATAACCGCGCGACGTTCGTTCTCGACGTCAAAATGGACTGCCGCACAGCAGGTAAgaacgttaaaatatttttcacttataTTCATCTTTGGAACATAACCTTTATGTTCGAACGTGAGAAGTTTTTCACGTAGTTGTCTTTTCGCGACAATAACAACTTTTTAATAAAGAACGATTCACATTTTTCCATACTTTGGTCGTCTTTGTTTAACGGATTAAATTATTTCCTTTACTCATTCGGCAaaggattgttcaatcggttgCTATATGATGAAGGGCAACAAAGGTCACTGATTCTTAATTCTAACGATTTCGCGATGactttaaaaatatcaaatttacgATTACACTTTTTTATTATGCTCGTTCATTATCgcgacaaaatataaaatacaatgttAAATATTGATACGTTTAACTTTGGTATGTCGCATTCGATTTCAATAGATGACGGTAAGAGATGCATTGAATTCGGCTCTGGACGAAGAAATGGAAAGGGACGAAAAGGTGTTTTTGCTCGGGGAGGAAGTGGCATTGTACGATGGAGCTTATAAAGTTTCTAGAGGCCTCTGGAAAAAGTATGGGGACAAACGTGTGATCGATACTCCTATTACGGAAGCAGGATTTGCTGGTATCGCTGTTGGAGCTGCCATGGTAAGCTAACGTGTTATTTCTATACGATACTGTGACATGTATAGTTTATATAATATAGCAAGCAAATTTCTTATTTGCCTTTTTAGTACTTTTTACATGATTATACATTTTAGGCTGGTTTACGTCCGGTCTGCGAATTCATGACGTTCAATTTTTCTATGCAAGCGATCGATCAGATAATTAATTCTGCAGCCAAGACATTTTACATGTCTGCCGGTAGAGTAAACGTACCGGTTGTCTTTCGTGGACCAAATGGAGCAGCAGCAGGTGTAGCGGCGCAACATTCTCAATGCTTTGGTGCATGGTACAGCCACTGCCCTGGTTTGAAAGTAGTTTCGCCTTACACTAGCGAAGACGCAAAAGGCTTATTAAAAGCTGCTATTCGGGATCCGGATCCTGTCGTTgtattagaaaatgaaattttatacggTGTTCAATATCCAATGTCTGACGAGGCATTGTCGAAAGAGTTCATACTGCCTATTGGTAAAGCGAAAATTGAACGCGTTGGCAAACATGTTACATTGGTGGCACATTCCAAGGCTGTTGAGCAAGCTCTCGAGGCAGCGAATGAACTCGCCGGAAAGGGAATAGAAGCAGAAGTAATAAATCTTAGATCTTTGAGACCATTAGACATAGATGCCATTATACAGTCGGTAACGAAAACGAATCATATTTTAACCGTGGAACAAGGTTGGCCGCAGTGCGGTATTGGAGCAGAAATTAGTGCTAGAATTTCTGAAAGTAAGTCTCGACGATTCGATAGTTAATAATCaataatagtaatgataattattaataattaacatcgACTAACGAGTTTCGTTTGATTGCAGGCGAAGCATTCTACCACCTTGACGCTCCGGTAGTTCGTATTACTGGAGTCGATACTCCTATGCCTTATACCAAATCACTAGAAATTGCAGCCTTGCCGCAAATGAGCGATATAGTAAACGCCGTAAACAAAGTACTCGGCTTGGTACAGTAACTATTTATATAGCTCActaggtaaaattaaaatttcccgTTTGTCTTTCCTTCAAATTTCTCACAATCCTTGCATCCCTTCTCAACATGGTATCCTTTAGATTCCTCATTAGCTAGAGAGTAAGTAGCTGAGAGTAAGTACAAAGTTTAacggtaataaaataattagtaGAGAGAATCGTTTTCacgattaaaatgaaatttaattcgcgGAAGTTCAAACATACCGTGATCTTCAAATATATGAACATACAGAAAACGACGCGCTGTTCGTACGTCCCTTTAGTGTGCGGCGAACGCGCAcgctgtgtatatatatatatatatatacatacatacatacacatacacatacatatacatatatatgataCGCGAGCAGTACCTGTTGGTCGAACATTCAAATCGATCGAACATTGTAATAATCTCCGAATAGTGTAACAAATTGTTTCAATGTTTTTGTTGCTGAAGCAAAATAATATTGTTGCTTTTAATACAAATTCAAAGTATCGATTCTTGAATACGAATTGAGAAACGTTGACTTACTGCCACACATATATAAGAGTTATTAACAACTACGTATTTTTTCTGCTTTAAAATTTCCCTCGAAGACAATCCGGTAAACGTATTCGGTAATACGTTGACATAATTGTAAAGTCGTACATCATCagcatatatatatacgaaatgGGCGCATAAACATGCTGCATTTgtttatgaattatttattactgAAACTTAATAAATTGCAGTATACGTACAATTTGTCGAGTTTATTTCATTtcacaaaatttaatttccatcattgccaattgtatttattttctgcacaccgtcttcttcttctaccaATAGTCATGTGTGATACATACGTAGTAAACAGCACGTTACAACAGTCATATAGCGTTCAAAAGCATCTCTTAGTTCCCCATCTCTGGAAAAGGAGATAATTAACTTAAATGCAACGAATTTGTGATAATCGTTTGTTTCGTAAGAGCTTGTTTTGCACCTGAGAACATCCATATCTAGCGCACATTGAGTATAAACCGATAAAAAGTTTCTGAGATCAGTGTGTGTCCAGTTAACTTGACGCCACGGTTCTATGCATTTTTCTACCAGTTCCAGAAAGAAAAATCTTAGATCCCTGGAACGATGAAGATTACAGCCTATTCCTAGTATCGCTCTGGAATACGAACGAAAATTTGCATCCACTTCCTGATACGAACGTTCCAGAAGCATAGGTTTAAGTTTGATGCATACTAAGCtgtaagagaaaaaaatttcttaagTATTAAAAAGCAAAGAATCCTTTCGGGTACATCATTTTCATAtgcattttccaaaaaaaaaaaaaaagaaaacgtactGCTTGTGGTGTTTATCGTGTTCCAGTAGTATCCTACAATCTGCTAGTTCTAATAAGAATTCTCTATCTAAATCCGTGTCAAAATATTCAGATCCTACACAGCGAT carries:
- the Pdhb gene encoding pyruvate dehydrogenase E1 beta subunit — protein: MFSSALRITARRSFSTSKWTAAQQMTVRDALNSALDEEMERDEKVFLLGEEVALYDGAYKVSRGLWKKYGDKRVIDTPITEAGFAGIAVGAAMAGLRPVCEFMTFNFSMQAIDQIINSAAKTFYMSAGRVNVPVVFRGPNGAAAGVAAQHSQCFGAWYSHCPGLKVVSPYTSEDAKGLLKAAIRDPDPVVVLENEILYGVQYPMSDEALSKEFILPIGKAKIERVGKHVTLVAHSKAVEQALEAANELAGKGIEAEVINLRSLRPLDIDAIIQSVTKTNHILTVEQGWPQCGIGAEISARISESEAFYHLDAPVVRITGVDTPMPYTKSLEIAALPQMSDIVNAVNKVLGLVQ